From one Simplicispira suum genomic stretch:
- a CDS encoding ABC transporter substrate-binding protein, with amino-acid sequence MIKATNFPVPTDRRRILKASVVTALGIPAWVRAQPQSLRIGQTAALTGPLAFPFVEMNKGIAAAFQEVNEKGGIDGRMLEMVSLDDGGAPAKAAENTRQLIEKDQVLTLFACGGTTSVMGALHVLVPAKVPLIAPATGSDALRPFNPLVFHTRASYAQELSKIARQLSSTGFTKCAVAYFDNPFGKAAIAAFEAAAKSYKNTTWKAFLVAETPDGIAKGIEEIVAFQPTALMSLAIGGLGIPFYKGLRKRIQTPAFSISFLGSRPLLAALGDAAVGITVAQVVPSPHSVAMPLVHAYQNALKKAGQTEPGYSSLEGYVNARILIEALRRSGRSATREKLIEAMHSMRPYDLGGFEVRYGPTDHSGTDFVELTYFNGERFRR; translated from the coding sequence ATGATCAAAGCAACGAATTTCCCAGTACCGACAGACCGCCGCCGTATTCTGAAAGCGTCCGTCGTGACCGCGCTGGGCATACCGGCTTGGGTCCGCGCACAGCCGCAGAGCTTGCGAATCGGCCAAACGGCGGCGCTCACAGGACCGCTCGCTTTCCCATTCGTGGAGATGAACAAGGGCATTGCGGCAGCGTTCCAGGAGGTGAACGAGAAAGGCGGCATCGACGGACGGATGCTGGAAATGGTCAGCCTTGACGATGGCGGAGCGCCGGCGAAAGCGGCCGAAAACACGCGCCAACTGATTGAAAAAGACCAGGTATTGACCCTGTTCGCATGCGGCGGAACGACCAGCGTGATGGGGGCGCTTCACGTACTGGTGCCAGCCAAAGTCCCTTTGATTGCACCCGCAACAGGCTCCGACGCCTTGCGGCCGTTCAATCCCCTGGTGTTTCACACTCGGGCCAGCTATGCGCAGGAATTGAGCAAGATTGCTCGGCAGCTGAGTTCTACGGGTTTCACCAAATGCGCCGTTGCGTATTTCGACAATCCCTTTGGTAAAGCGGCGATCGCCGCTTTTGAAGCAGCGGCAAAGAGCTACAAAAACACCACCTGGAAGGCCTTCCTGGTGGCCGAGACACCCGATGGAATCGCAAAAGGCATCGAGGAAATCGTTGCATTTCAACCCACAGCATTGATGTCGCTAGCGATTGGGGGGCTCGGCATTCCGTTCTACAAAGGCCTGAGAAAGCGCATTCAAACGCCCGCGTTCTCCATCTCCTTTCTGGGATCGCGCCCACTGCTCGCCGCTTTGGGCGACGCCGCAGTGGGCATCACGGTGGCGCAGGTCGTGCCCAGCCCACACAGTGTGGCCATGCCACTCGTCCATGCCTACCAGAACGCACTCAAGAAGGCAGGCCAAACGGAGCCCGGCTACTCTTCGTTGGAGGGATACGTCAATGCCCGCATCCTCATCGAAGCCTTGCGCCGCAGTGGCCGCAGCGCTACCCGCGAGAAGCTCATCGAGGCAATGCACTCAATGCGCCCCTATGACCTGGGCGGCTTTGAAGTTCGCTATGGACCCACCGACCACAGCGGAACCGATTTTGTCGAGCTGACCTATTTCAACGGTGAACGGTTTCGGCGGTAG
- the tadA gene encoding tRNA adenosine(34) deaminase TadA, translating to MQLALAQARAAAAAGEVPVGAVLVRDGKVLATGRNAPVAAHDPTAHAEIAALRAAAQALGNYRLGDCTLYVTLEPCAMCSGAMLHARLSRVVFGAPDPKTGAAGSALDLFANTRINHQTQVQGGVLAPECAALLEDFFQARRSAQRTQALAAHPLRQDALRTPEARFADLPGYPWAPKYVSDLPALAGLRLHYLDEGPPDAPLTWLCLHGNPAWSYLYRHMLPVFLAAGHRVVAPDLIGFGKSDKPKKDAFHTFEGHRQVLLEWIERLDLQRCVLVVQDWGGILGLTLPMAAPGRFAGLLAMNTLLATGEQPLSAGFLAWREMCAQKPLFGVGRMLARGNPQMSEAECAAYDAPFPDAGYRAALRAFPPLVPGIRDAAGAALSRAARDFWASQWTGRSLMFVGAQDPVLGEPVMQQLAAQVRGCPPLVVLPHAGHFVQEHGEPIARQAVEYFGDLAAA from the coding sequence ATGCAGCTCGCCCTGGCGCAGGCCCGCGCCGCCGCAGCGGCGGGCGAGGTGCCCGTGGGCGCCGTGCTGGTGCGCGATGGCAAAGTGCTTGCCACAGGCCGCAACGCACCGGTGGCAGCGCACGACCCCACGGCCCATGCCGAAATCGCCGCGCTGCGCGCCGCAGCGCAGGCGCTTGGCAACTACCGGCTGGGCGACTGCACGCTCTACGTCACGCTGGAGCCTTGCGCCATGTGCAGCGGCGCCATGCTGCACGCGCGGCTTTCCCGCGTGGTGTTTGGCGCCCCCGACCCCAAGACGGGTGCTGCCGGTTCGGCGCTGGACCTGTTTGCCAACACCCGCATCAATCACCAAACGCAGGTGCAGGGCGGCGTGCTGGCGCCGGAGTGCGCCGCGCTGCTGGAGGATTTTTTTCAGGCCCGCCGCAGCGCCCAGCGCACGCAGGCCCTGGCCGCCCACCCCCTGCGCCAGGACGCACTGCGCACACCTGAGGCGCGCTTTGCAGACCTGCCAGGCTATCCCTGGGCGCCGAAGTACGTCAGCGACCTGCCGGCGCTCGCTGGCCTGCGCCTGCACTACCTGGACGAAGGCCCGCCGGATGCGCCGCTGACCTGGCTGTGCCTGCACGGCAACCCGGCCTGGAGCTATCTGTACCGGCACATGCTGCCGGTGTTCCTGGCCGCTGGCCACCGCGTGGTGGCGCCGGACTTGATCGGTTTTGGCAAGAGCGACAAGCCCAAGAAGGATGCGTTCCACACCTTCGAAGGACATCGGCAGGTTCTGCTCGAATGGATTGAGCGTTTGGACTTGCAGCGCTGCGTGCTGGTGGTGCAGGACTGGGGCGGCATTCTGGGCCTCACCCTGCCCATGGCCGCGCCAGGGCGCTTTGCCGGGCTCCTGGCCATGAACACCTTGCTGGCGACGGGAGAGCAGCCCCTGTCCGCCGGTTTTCTTGCCTGGCGTGAGATGTGCGCGCAAAAGCCGCTGTTCGGCGTGGGCCGCATGCTGGCGCGCGGCAACCCGCAGATGAGCGAGGCCGAATGCGCAGCCTACGACGCGCCTTTTCCCGATGCCGGCTACCGCGCTGCGCTGCGCGCCTTCCCGCCGCTGGTGCCAGGCATCCGGGACGCAGCAGGCGCGGCGCTCTCGCGTGCAGCGCGCGATTTCTGGGCCAGCCAATGGACCGGCCGCAGCCTGATGTTTGTCGGTGCGCAAGACCCGGTGCTGGGCGAACCCGTGATGCAGCAACTGGCGGCGCAGGTGCGCGGCTGCCCGCCGCTGGTGGTGCTGCCGCATGCCGGGCATTTTGTGCAGGAGCATGGGGAGCCGATCGCGCGGCAGGCTGTGGAATACTTCGGTGACTTGGCCGCTGCCTGA
- a CDS encoding FMN-binding negative transcriptional regulator, with the protein MYQPPQFRSTDPHHARTLIQAHPLACLVSTDDAGFPVVSHLPLHLQEDGGVQVLLGHCARANPHWRYLAARPEALATFMGPSAYLSPSVYPDLARVPSWNYLAVHCRVEARIIDEANGKDALLKALIAQHEPAYAAQWRALDEDYTSKMLRAIVAFELRVLDLQCTLKLNQHRPESHAALHAAYRAGGADAQALAQWMETLGMVPGHKD; encoded by the coding sequence ATGTACCAGCCGCCGCAGTTCCGTTCTACCGACCCCCACCATGCGCGTACGCTGATACAGGCCCATCCGCTGGCCTGCTTGGTGTCAACCGACGATGCAGGCTTTCCGGTTGTCTCGCACTTGCCTTTGCATTTGCAGGAGGACGGTGGCGTGCAAGTTCTGCTGGGCCATTGCGCGCGCGCCAATCCGCACTGGCGCTATCTGGCTGCGCGCCCTGAGGCACTGGCGACTTTTATGGGACCGAGCGCCTACCTCTCGCCATCGGTCTACCCCGATCTGGCGCGCGTGCCCAGCTGGAACTACCTGGCGGTGCACTGCCGTGTCGAGGCGCGGATCATTGACGAGGCCAATGGCAAGGACGCCTTGCTCAAGGCGCTGATTGCCCAGCACGAACCCGCGTATGCGGCCCAGTGGCGCGCGCTGGATGAGGACTACACCAGCAAGATGCTGCGTGCCATAGTGGCTTTCGAGCTGCGCGTGCTGGACCTGCAATGCACGCTCAAGCTCAACCAGCACCGGCCCGAATCGCACGCCGCGCTGCACGCCGCCTACCGCGCGGGTGGCGCCGACGCCCAGGCGCTTGCACAATGGATGGAAACGCTGGGCATGGTGCCCGGCCACAAGGACTGA
- the rraA gene encoding ribonuclease E activity regulator RraA, giving the protein MIRLSIPQVSTCDLCDRFKADDSDAFRVLPPVFASYGGLRAFAGRVSTVKCFEDNALVKAALDQPGEGRVLVVDGGGSLRRALVGGNLAAAAVANGWVGLVVDGCVRDLAELAVAELGIRALGLMPMPTIKRGEGQRDVAVQIRGVVVRPGDWLYADDDGIVVSTSAVHSA; this is encoded by the coding sequence ATGATCCGACTTTCTATTCCCCAGGTCTCGACCTGCGATCTTTGTGATCGCTTCAAGGCGGACGACAGCGACGCCTTTCGTGTCTTGCCGCCGGTCTTCGCCTCGTACGGCGGGCTCCGCGCATTTGCCGGGCGGGTCAGCACGGTGAAGTGTTTTGAGGACAACGCGTTGGTGAAAGCCGCGCTGGATCAGCCAGGTGAAGGTCGCGTGTTGGTGGTTGACGGCGGTGGTTCGCTGCGCCGGGCGCTCGTCGGCGGCAATCTGGCGGCGGCGGCGGTCGCCAATGGCTGGGTCGGTTTGGTGGTGGACGGCTGTGTCCGTGACCTGGCTGAATTGGCGGTTGCAGAGCTGGGCATTCGCGCCTTGGGGCTGATGCCCATGCCTACCATCAAGCGTGGCGAGGGGCAGCGCGACGTGGCCGTGCAAATTCGTGGGGTGGTTGTACGGCCTGGGGACTGGTTGTATGCGGATGACGATGGCATCGTCGTCAGCACATCGGCGGTTCACTCCGCCTGA
- a CDS encoding pseudouridine synthase: MHNPRRPVVLPMRSGVSPSCVVLPTQGEGSMLDFLGTRLSKVSRVDWQRRMAAGEVVDERGVVVLPDRRFEPGLRLFYYRTLDNEPQPPGLEAVLYWDEHVLVADKPHFMPVIPTGRYLHHTLLVRLKRQLGLSELSPLHRIDRDTAGLVLFSVQQKTRGAYQALFRERSICKEYEAVAPWRPEQVFPCERASRIEESPQFFRMQEVSGPPNSLTTIERLETGAHWARYRLRPITGKRHQLRVHMAALGLALRNDPFYPSVNDVPDGDWSRPLQLLARSLAFTDPLSGEQRSFTSGLNLLPLDAP, from the coding sequence ATGCACAACCCCCGCCGTCCTGTTGTTCTGCCCATGCGCAGTGGCGTCAGCCCAAGCTGTGTCGTGCTTCCCACACAAGGAGAGGGAAGCATGCTTGATTTTTTGGGCACGCGCCTGTCCAAGGTGTCTCGCGTCGACTGGCAGCGGCGCATGGCTGCGGGCGAGGTGGTGGACGAGCGCGGAGTTGTCGTCCTGCCGGACCGCCGTTTTGAACCGGGCCTGCGTCTTTTTTACTACCGCACTCTGGACAACGAGCCCCAGCCGCCCGGTCTGGAGGCGGTGTTGTACTGGGATGAGCATGTGCTGGTGGCCGACAAACCACATTTCATGCCGGTCATCCCCACTGGGCGCTACCTGCACCACACTTTGCTGGTCCGCTTGAAGCGGCAATTGGGTTTGAGCGAACTCTCGCCCCTGCACCGCATCGACCGCGACACGGCAGGCCTGGTGCTGTTTTCGGTTCAGCAGAAAACCCGTGGCGCCTACCAGGCGCTGTTTCGGGAGCGCAGCATCTGCAAGGAGTATGAAGCGGTAGCCCCATGGCGGCCTGAGCAGGTTTTCCCTTGTGAGCGCGCCAGCCGCATTGAAGAAAGCCCGCAGTTTTTTCGCATGCAGGAAGTGAGTGGTCCGCCCAACAGCCTGACCACCATTGAGCGGCTGGAGACGGGAGCGCACTGGGCACGCTACCGTCTTCGACCGATCACGGGCAAACGCCACCAATTGCGCGTGCACATGGCGGCGCTGGGGCTGGCGCTGCGCAATGACCCCTTCTACCCAAGCGTCAACGATGTGCCTGACGGTGACTGGTCTCGTCCCTTGCAACTGCTGGCGCGCTCCCTGGCATTCACCGACCCGCTGAGCGGCGAGCAGCGAAGTTTTACCAGTGGCCTGAATCTTTTGCCGCTGGACGCACCATGA
- a CDS encoding AsmA family protein, producing MPSSTPSSTAPPQLPVAVAAPRRSLALRVLLALIAGIVVLLLALVLAVSLIDWNRARPWVNDKVSAASGRHFAIQGDLDAQWVWPQPLDTGWRRWIPGVLVQAEQLELGNRPGFGAFGALDSEDARGSPPQLAKPEKTKRAEPAEHSAPGSEAPFMAKAGKASASLRLLPLLGRVLLIDTLVLSTPDVALARDADGENNWTFPRHDNDHSSPSSNPWKVTVKSLFVEQGQLAYADAVQKLSLRAKLASEDDSARSNAGPGYGLRFEILGQFRDAQVSGKGRAGQLLSLQSTRVEYPIEFDARAGATRAQVRGTLSNPRKLSGMDLQVALEGQSMADLYELTGLVLPNTPPYKTSGRLVGSLEPERATWDYEDFTGAVGKSDLQGHLTYTSGKPRPRLTGQLKSRRLLLADLGPVIGTPGRARENTKKSIRPGKVLPDISFATGRWDAMDADIAFLGQTLVGPAALPLENLSVRAILKEGKLNLAPLRFGVAKGRIDAQVTLDSHSEPLRAQIRSTVDDLKLSSLFPKVELMDKSLGRMDGAFALNGQGASIASMLASSTGEARLYVRDGTLSKQLLDLAALNLGSVIVAKLFGNDKEVHVRCAVADFSVKDGMAQTRSVKLSTNEAVVEAVGTIDFDHEHIDLRIKPESLKWKFFSLRTPLTVRGPFIDPQVGVEPGPLLARAGAAVLAAVAAPAALALVPITVPAAEDDAHCAKLLARADEAVKAGPAGAAPKPPPRASGGRAKK from the coding sequence ATGCCATCCTCTACACCCTCTTCGACCGCGCCTCCCCAGCTCCCGGTCGCTGTTGCTGCGCCCCGCCGTTCGCTTGCGCTGCGCGTTCTTCTGGCCCTCATCGCTGGCATCGTTGTGCTGCTGCTCGCCCTCGTGCTGGCAGTCAGCCTGATCGATTGGAATCGCGCACGCCCCTGGGTCAACGACAAGGTGAGCGCGGCCAGCGGACGCCACTTCGCAATCCAAGGCGATCTGGATGCGCAGTGGGTCTGGCCCCAGCCACTCGATACCGGCTGGCGCCGTTGGATTCCAGGCGTGCTCGTGCAGGCCGAGCAGCTGGAGCTGGGCAACAGGCCTGGCTTTGGAGCTTTCGGCGCGCTGGATTCCGAAGACGCGCGCGGCAGCCCACCCCAGCTTGCAAAGCCTGAAAAAACGAAGAGGGCTGAACCGGCAGAGCACTCCGCACCTGGGTCTGAGGCGCCCTTCATGGCGAAAGCGGGCAAGGCCAGCGCCAGTCTGAGGCTTCTACCGCTCCTCGGCCGCGTGTTGCTGATAGACACCCTGGTGCTGTCAACACCGGATGTCGCCCTGGCACGCGATGCCGACGGGGAAAACAATTGGACCTTTCCTCGCCACGACAACGATCATTCCAGCCCGAGCTCCAACCCATGGAAGGTCACCGTAAAAAGCCTTTTCGTAGAACAAGGCCAACTGGCTTACGCCGACGCTGTACAAAAGCTCTCCTTGCGCGCGAAACTGGCCAGCGAAGACGATTCAGCTCGCAGCAACGCGGGGCCCGGCTACGGACTGCGTTTCGAGATTTTGGGCCAATTTCGGGATGCACAAGTCAGTGGCAAGGGACGAGCCGGTCAGCTGCTGTCTCTGCAAAGCACCCGCGTCGAATACCCGATCGAATTCGATGCACGGGCCGGTGCCACGAGGGCGCAGGTGCGCGGCACCCTCTCCAACCCACGCAAGCTCTCCGGCATGGACCTGCAGGTCGCGCTGGAGGGCCAAAGCATGGCCGATCTCTATGAGCTGACCGGTCTGGTCCTGCCCAACACACCGCCCTACAAAACCAGTGGCCGCCTCGTTGGAAGCCTGGAACCCGAGCGTGCCACCTGGGACTACGAAGATTTCACGGGCGCAGTCGGCAAGAGCGATCTGCAGGGGCATTTAACCTACACCTCGGGCAAACCCAGGCCAAGGCTCACCGGTCAATTGAAATCGCGCAGATTGCTATTGGCAGACCTTGGGCCGGTCATTGGAACCCCTGGGAGAGCCCGCGAGAACACGAAGAAAAGCATACGTCCCGGAAAGGTGCTGCCCGATATTTCCTTTGCCACTGGCCGCTGGGACGCAATGGATGCAGACATCGCTTTTCTCGGCCAGACCTTGGTAGGCCCTGCTGCGCTGCCACTGGAAAACCTGAGCGTGCGCGCCATCTTGAAGGAAGGCAAACTCAACCTGGCTCCGCTGCGCTTCGGCGTTGCCAAAGGCCGCATTGATGCCCAAGTCACGCTCGACAGCCACAGCGAACCGCTCCGGGCGCAGATTCGTTCCACCGTGGATGACCTGAAGCTCTCGTCCCTGTTTCCCAAGGTCGAGTTGATGGACAAAAGCCTGGGCCGCATGGATGGCGCTTTTGCGCTCAACGGCCAAGGCGCTTCCATCGCCAGCATGCTCGCCAGCAGCACCGGTGAGGCGCGACTCTATGTGCGCGACGGCACGCTGAGCAAACAACTGCTGGATCTGGCGGCACTGAACCTGGGAAGCGTCATCGTCGCCAAGCTCTTTGGCAACGACAAGGAAGTGCACGTGCGCTGCGCAGTGGCGGATTTTTCCGTCAAGGATGGCATGGCGCAGACACGCTCAGTCAAGCTCAGCACCAACGAAGCGGTAGTGGAAGCCGTCGGCACCATCGACTTCGATCATGAACACATCGATCTGCGCATCAAGCCCGAATCCCTGAAATGGAAATTCTTCTCCCTGCGGACCCCACTCACTGTGCGTGGGCCCTTCATTGATCCGCAGGTGGGCGTTGAACCCGGCCCCCTCCTTGCTCGCGCCGGAGCGGCCGTATTGGCAGCAGTGGCGGCGCCAGCGGCATTGGCGCTCGTGCCGATCACCGTGCCGGCGGCCGAAGACGATGCCCATTGCGCAAAGCTGCTCGCACGCGCTGACGAGGCGGTGAAAGCCGGCCCCGCAGGAGCTGCGCCCAAACCGCCTCCACGCGCCAGTGGCGGGCGTGCGAAAAAGTAA